The Peribacillus simplex genome contains a region encoding:
- the dpdJ gene encoding protein DpdJ yields the protein MERTDLDRLAEEVLTQLELEENNLLTWGIIGGSFNPLLKVEKIIESSPTQFIGELWSKLEDQGIRSSDIIKNLVDRKLLFKGKTGYRSRYAETVRLLYLLKQRFKFTDWLSAPNLVSNIKTNLKYRNYPKRDQNWNQIRSKLRDEQFAPFILSALDELLEHGNLKLSVFQVESLLHLLKEGKKSTEGGTIIGAGTGSGKTKSFYLPAFSQISQSIKDDSRTWTRMLAIYPRTELLKDQYSEALSEVLKLNNLFHSQSIRPISIGCYYGDTPDHAEEVRSHENRKWQKKQDGYVCPSLVCPNCGSDLIWKTVDLEKVIATNEDQYEKLYCTGATCHVIVESQNIILTRKRMIRQQPDILFTTTEMLNRKLSSGYDQHLFGIRSDRKPPLFVLLDEVHIYNGINGAHVSYVLKRWKNLVKKYADSRYGIQFVGLSATLPNPQYFFSQLVGISENSCKYVTPNPEDMTDEGMEYNLVLRGDPFSSTALLSTSVQTAMLLGRMLDPLGHSTSNGAFGSKIFGFTDKLDVINRWYHIEKSAEEDLVLSQYRDWEVIKEEAPQLEKTKKYQFNAGQVWELAKRIDPVGLQNPMKIAITSSQYKGVDSKAKFVVATSTLEVGYNDPAVGAVIQHKAPRNLASFLQRKGRAGRKRGTRPWTVVVVSSYGRDRFVYDFPEQLFSPNLPDLSLPVRNVYVQRIQAGFAVMDWFSVQLKQQGFNQPIWNVLSPQYKSYQRERRVISDLVMDILDGNDQEFILFMKSALQVDENHLNQLLWTPPRSIMFDLFPTLLNHLSMDWARQEGNKELPTSPLQGYVPRNLFSTLEVNELELWINKDQKRVHYQALQQGIKEFAPGNVSKRYAKAENIKEAQWLPVSLDKEIIDMKEGHIVGRFINRVEENDDRIDVYLPLKYELLQIPYELSDRTTGILDWNVKVLTKNHAETEVEVDIPLLSQSALKSFFTRIHLFSSNELQTVTFTRYATKCNVEIKYKDGKSERKVYHFTYGSSKGQTAMGFQVDVDAIVFKLADIDLEQIKFQPEWEQLLTELRPRFYLDMLQNDLELASQLSIFEIEWLWQICLSSTIATSVSKQCGIKEAVEIYREQVKAISLRALNVIFQSTAVKIEDNDQAEEAKLYKRLLSHLDDEGIMERFIARLDLLYVDITEDEAYYPWIMERLHTTIAACIKQAVEQLLPDINTEDINIDIKDHQIWLSETDSGGMGVISSIASAMSNEPRLFEDLFFKAVDDCPRNDISKGLSSIVDHFNDPDFYETISIIRKATNLDEQKQQLELLRKQLSDRGITPNRELFVSFTTKLLHNNNNQMTDELMKDLQELWRREERRLECKIDLRVFTVACLRLDDIKVRIDSILENLYSSGNYDEKQRLLLVETLLWNDCNDSCPECLNLYSPYQSFAKPSRLLLKSVSKPTKITIDSSKANWSERLMELLKKGNQVCVWTSFEEMEECQRILVDIIQTPIDFDYEFYYPYISGVHSKGSNWLFDVRVREVTHA from the coding sequence ATGGAACGCACCGATTTAGATAGATTAGCAGAAGAGGTATTAACACAATTAGAATTAGAAGAAAATAACTTGTTAACGTGGGGGATCATAGGAGGATCTTTTAATCCGTTACTTAAGGTAGAAAAGATTATTGAGTCTTCTCCCACTCAATTTATAGGAGAACTATGGTCAAAATTAGAAGATCAAGGTATTAGATCAAGTGATATCATCAAAAATCTGGTGGATAGAAAATTGTTGTTTAAAGGGAAGACGGGTTATCGTTCTCGTTATGCTGAAACAGTTCGTCTCTTATATTTGCTAAAACAACGTTTTAAATTTACAGATTGGTTAAGTGCACCTAACTTAGTTAGTAACATAAAAACAAATTTGAAGTATCGGAACTATCCAAAGCGTGATCAAAATTGGAATCAAATTAGGAGCAAATTAAGAGATGAACAGTTTGCTCCCTTTATTCTATCGGCACTTGATGAATTATTAGAACATGGTAACTTGAAACTCTCAGTGTTTCAAGTTGAATCGTTATTGCATCTGTTAAAAGAAGGCAAAAAGTCAACTGAAGGTGGAACGATCATTGGAGCTGGAACAGGGTCAGGGAAAACGAAGTCGTTTTATTTACCTGCCTTTAGTCAAATTTCCCAATCTATTAAAGATGATTCACGGACATGGACACGGATGTTAGCAATATATCCTCGGACAGAATTGCTGAAGGATCAATACAGTGAGGCTTTAAGTGAAGTATTAAAATTAAACAATTTATTTCATTCGCAGTCCATTCGTCCAATATCTATTGGATGTTATTATGGGGATACACCTGACCATGCAGAGGAAGTACGTTCCCATGAAAATCGAAAATGGCAAAAGAAGCAAGATGGTTATGTCTGTCCATCCTTAGTTTGTCCGAATTGTGGTTCGGATTTAATATGGAAAACAGTTGACTTGGAGAAGGTAATAGCAACAAATGAAGATCAATATGAAAAACTCTATTGTACAGGTGCAACTTGTCATGTCATAGTTGAATCCCAAAATATTATTTTGACAAGAAAACGGATGATAAGACAACAACCTGATATTCTATTTACTACTACCGAGATGTTAAATCGAAAACTATCAAGTGGTTATGATCAACACCTTTTTGGTATTAGATCAGATCGAAAGCCACCATTATTTGTTTTATTAGACGAAGTCCATATTTACAATGGAATAAATGGTGCCCATGTTTCTTATGTCTTGAAGAGGTGGAAAAATCTAGTAAAAAAATATGCGGATTCTCGGTATGGAATTCAGTTCGTTGGTTTGTCAGCAACATTACCAAATCCACAATATTTCTTTTCACAATTAGTAGGTATTTCAGAAAATAGTTGTAAGTACGTAACTCCAAATCCCGAAGATATGACCGATGAGGGTATGGAATATAATCTTGTACTTCGTGGGGATCCATTTTCCAGTACTGCTCTATTATCAACATCTGTGCAGACGGCTATGTTACTGGGAAGAATGTTAGACCCTCTTGGTCATTCAACTTCGAATGGTGCCTTTGGTTCCAAGATCTTCGGTTTTACGGATAAATTAGACGTAATTAATCGTTGGTATCATATTGAAAAGAGTGCAGAAGAAGATCTTGTATTAAGCCAATATCGTGATTGGGAAGTAATCAAAGAAGAAGCACCACAGCTTGAAAAAACAAAAAAATATCAATTTAATGCAGGTCAGGTTTGGGAACTAGCCAAACGAATTGACCCTGTAGGTCTTCAGAATCCAATGAAGATTGCTATTACATCTTCACAATATAAAGGTGTTGATTCAAAAGCAAAGTTTGTCGTCGCAACTAGTACTCTAGAAGTTGGATATAATGATCCAGCTGTAGGGGCTGTTATTCAACATAAGGCACCAAGGAATTTAGCATCTTTCTTACAACGAAAAGGTCGTGCAGGTCGTAAGCGAGGAACAAGGCCTTGGACAGTAGTAGTTGTGTCATCCTATGGTAGGGATCGGTTTGTCTATGATTTTCCAGAACAATTATTTAGCCCCAATTTACCAGACTTATCTTTACCCGTTAGGAATGTATATGTTCAGAGAATTCAAGCTGGTTTTGCCGTTATGGATTGGTTTAGTGTTCAATTAAAACAACAAGGGTTTAACCAACCGATTTGGAATGTTCTTTCACCACAATATAAAAGTTATCAGAGAGAACGACGTGTGATTTCTGATCTAGTTATGGATATTTTAGATGGAAATGATCAAGAGTTTATTCTTTTTATGAAGTCTGCCTTACAAGTAGATGAAAATCATCTTAATCAGTTGTTATGGACTCCTCCGCGCTCTATCATGTTTGATTTATTCCCTACTTTGTTAAATCATCTATCCATGGATTGGGCAAGACAAGAGGGGAACAAAGAATTGCCAACATCACCATTACAGGGGTATGTTCCAAGAAACTTATTTTCTACATTAGAAGTAAATGAATTAGAATTATGGATTAACAAAGATCAGAAAAGAGTTCATTATCAAGCTTTACAACAAGGAATTAAAGAATTTGCTCCAGGGAATGTTTCAAAGAGATATGCCAAGGCGGAAAACATTAAGGAAGCACAATGGTTACCAGTTTCTTTAGATAAAGAAATCATTGATATGAAAGAGGGACATATTGTTGGCAGATTTATCAATAGGGTAGAAGAAAATGATGACCGCATTGACGTTTATTTACCACTTAAATATGAACTATTACAAATCCCTTATGAATTAAGTGACAGGACAACAGGAATATTGGATTGGAATGTAAAGGTTTTAACAAAGAATCATGCAGAAACAGAAGTAGAGGTTGACATCCCTTTATTATCTCAATCAGCATTAAAATCATTCTTTACTAGGATACATTTATTTTCGTCTAATGAACTTCAAACGGTAACGTTCACGCGTTATGCAACCAAATGTAATGTTGAAATTAAATATAAAGATGGAAAATCCGAGAGGAAAGTCTATCATTTCACGTATGGTTCAAGTAAAGGCCAAACGGCTATGGGTTTCCAAGTTGATGTCGATGCTATTGTATTTAAGTTAGCTGATATAGACTTAGAACAAATTAAGTTTCAACCAGAATGGGAACAGCTTTTGACAGAATTAAGACCAAGATTCTATCTGGATATGCTTCAGAATGATTTAGAATTAGCGAGCCAGTTATCCATTTTTGAAATCGAATGGCTTTGGCAAATATGTCTGTCCTCAACCATTGCAACTTCCGTTAGTAAACAATGTGGCATTAAAGAAGCGGTTGAAATCTATAGGGAACAGGTTAAGGCCATTTCTTTACGAGCGCTTAATGTGATTTTTCAATCTACGGCCGTAAAAATAGAAGATAATGACCAGGCAGAAGAAGCCAAACTTTATAAAAGGTTATTATCCCATCTGGATGATGAAGGAATTATGGAACGTTTTATTGCACGTCTTGACTTACTTTATGTAGATATAACCGAAGATGAAGCCTATTATCCGTGGATCATGGAACGACTGCACACAACAATTGCAGCGTGTATAAAACAGGCAGTTGAACAATTATTACCTGATATCAATACAGAAGATATCAATATTGATATAAAGGATCATCAAATATGGCTTTCAGAAACAGACTCAGGAGGAATGGGGGTTATTTCTAGTATTGCTTCAGCAATGAGTAATGAGCCTAGGTTGTTTGAAGATTTATTCTTTAAAGCAGTTGATGATTGTCCAAGAAACGACATTTCTAAAGGATTGTCTTCTATCGTTGATCATTTTAATGATCCTGACTTTTATGAGACCATTTCTATTATTCGGAAAGCAACCAATTTGGATGAGCAAAAACAGCAACTTGAATTACTTCGAAAGCAATTAAGTGACCGTGGTATCACGCCAAATCGTGAATTATTTGTAAGCTTTACAACGAAATTGCTTCATAATAATAATAATCAAATGACGGATGAATTAATGAAAGATTTACAAGAGTTGTGGCGTCGTGAGGAACGACGATTAGAATGTAAAATTGATCTGCGTGTATTTACTGTTGCTTGTTTGCGATTGGATGACATAAAAGTACGGATTGATTCTATTCTTGAAAATCTATATTCAAGCGGCAACTATGATGAAAAGCAACGTCTATTACTTGTCGAGACTCTTTTATGGAATGACTGTAATGATTCTTGTCCTGAATGTTTGAATCTATATAGTCCATATCAGTCTTTTGCAAAGCCATCACGCCTATTACTTAAGTCGGTAAGTAAACCAACAAAGATAACCATTGATTCAAGTAAGGCTAATTGGAGCGAAAGATTAATGGAACTATTAAAAAAGGGTAACCAAGTTTGCGTATGGACTTCATTTGAGGAAATGGAAGAATGTCAAAGGATATTAGTGGATATCATTCAAACCCCAATTGATTTTGATTATGAATTTTATTATCCGTATATCTCAGGTGTTCATAGTAAAGGTAGTAATTGGTTGTTTGATGTTCGAGTGAGGGAGGTAACACATGCATAA
- the dpdK gene encoding phospholipase D-like domain-containing protein DpdK yields MHNRTIRSHNSSVTLIDCLASIFSLEAVLPSKEIYLISPFLSNSPLIRNRLGQYSDLFPMIEGKIIYLSDILNTLSWKGSKIRIICDPNRVETKRFISQLNEVEIKKLNNNHEKGLMTSHIYLHGSMNFTFSGININGENIRITSDRSEVNQALLAARTRWEEAEEICHNH; encoded by the coding sequence ATGCATAATCGTACCATTCGCTCCCATAATAGTTCAGTAACGTTAATAGATTGCTTAGCATCTATTTTTTCACTAGAAGCTGTACTACCAAGTAAAGAGATTTATTTGATATCGCCTTTTTTAAGTAATTCACCTCTTATACGGAATAGATTAGGACAATACTCTGATTTGTTTCCCATGATAGAAGGGAAAATCATCTATCTTTCAGACATACTAAATACTTTATCTTGGAAAGGATCTAAAATCCGTATCATATGTGATCCTAATCGAGTAGAAACAAAGAGGTTTATTAGCCAACTAAATGAAGTTGAAATAAAGAAATTAAATAACAATCACGAAAAAGGTCTTATGACTAGCCATATATATCTACATGGTTCAATGAACTTTACGTTTAGCGGTATTAATATTAATGGTGAAAATATTCGTATTACGAGTGATCGGTCTGAGGTCAATCAGGCTTTGCTAGCAGCACGTACTAGATGGGAGGAGGCTGAGGAAATATGTCACAATCATTAA